In Populus trichocarpa isolate Nisqually-1 chromosome 7, P.trichocarpa_v4.1, whole genome shotgun sequence, the following proteins share a genomic window:
- the LOC18100963 gene encoding heavy metal-associated isoprenylated plant protein 23, with translation MGVSGTLEFLSDLVGSGGHKHKKKQLQTVELKVRMDCDGCELKVKNALSSMSGVKKVEINRKQQRVTVSGYVDSNKVLKKAKSTGKRAEIWPYVPYSLVAQPFATQAYDKKAPPGYVRKVENTAAIGTVTRYEDPYTSMFSDDNPNACSIM, from the exons ATGGGCGTTAGTGGCACTTTGGAGTTTTTATCTGACTTGGTGGGAAGTGGTGGCCATAAACACAAAAAGAAGCAGTTGCAGACTGTAGAGCTCAAGGTCAGGATGGACTGTGATGGCTGTGAACTTAAGGTCAAGAATGCCCTTTCTTCAATGAGTG GAGTAAAAAAGGTGGAGATAAACAGAAAACAACAAAGGGTGACTGTTTCAGGATATGTTGATTCCAATAAGGTCTTGAAGAAGGCAAAGTCAACAGGGAAAAGGGCAGAGATTTGGCCATATGTTCCTTATAGTTTAGTGGCTCAACCTTTCGCTACCCAGGCTTATGACAAGAAAGCACCTCCTGGTTATGTCAGGAAAGTAGAGAACACTGCCGCCATAGGCACTGTGACTAGATATGAGGACCCCTACACCTCCATGTTCAGCGACGACAACCCAAATGCTTGCTCTATCATGTAA